From a region of the Methylomonas rapida genome:
- a CDS encoding mechanosensitive ion channel domain-containing protein: MSFIFKHMMFKFFKSAFAPWLILSLLAINLAFAANESATAKKSVTAAEIEQRMQSLKDKQNISEELRNRILAAYQESLDNLRELENQQTEAAELKRTSSSIPLEAKQLQAQIADAENQLKNRSPEKLAIFPTDEIEQRQVIEKTRLSDLDAEIARVENLVTELSNSPQMIREKISELKAKQASTQQEQQALTGKTMENLPEKEARQIQLDTRMRLLNSTQKTLELEYISNPMLLQLQKDHLQLLNLQRERLSLVIAELESYLLERRQQEIDKERAELLQAEKDAEGKHPLIRAATKDNMRYNRNLRDVNQHIEQYLAQKNDIDARNKQLEKDFQSAEQKINLAGLSPALGNLLREQRRNLPQRKQYGNFNDTIQQEIASTSLEMFKLDEVKKELADVNQTLLMRLEQQLPANTEPAEALRIRTELRMLLNDQKDLVGRLSIAYAEYARILGDVDFTLQQMLNSADKFGAYLDQRLLWVPNAPVITKAYLQNIVHSVTWFCAPANWAQVIGNLKKGLESYPLMLMLGIAIVVLHLKFKNTLRVNLAALLAKSRSNQYVTGFGQTLSGLGYILAMSLPVPLLMGWAGWMLSLNYNGDGFSRALVGGLLSAAVSLALLQFFYRIFRPDGVAVSLFFWHQRTAQLLYQQLKWSRFVIIPCIFIVGMTSANLFSEHNQTLGRTAQILMMLVVSYVMHRLAHPGIGLGKTFYVYSSSWISRLRYVWYGLAILAPWVVIGFSVAGYYQSALELQGKLVVTLRLIFITALFHALALRWLTVTKRQLAVQNARKKRKQTVDQVSASLSTEGGGYVSDEALVDISTINQQSDKLLITVIAVILLAGFWMIWSDILPAFAVFDRVELWQRSELLDGKEVSMPVTLINLFFAVFYAALTFVFVSNFPALVDLLSVGKFAMTSGSRYALIQLARYLLITIAFLAVANELGGRWSQVQWLVAALSVGLGFGLQEIFANMVSGIILLFERPIRVGDTVTVGDVTGRVCRIQMRATHILDWDSKELVVPNKSIITDRLVNWTLTDTVTRVILMMNVSYGSDIELVEKILKDTVSTVDKILPDPEPMVSFLSFGESAINFRISVFVKELGDRMAVTHELHKKLYVALQQNGIEIPFPQRDIHIRSVADGVFTSGGASSRFQ, encoded by the coding sequence TTGTCTTTTATTTTCAAACACATGATGTTCAAGTTTTTTAAATCCGCTTTTGCTCCGTGGCTCATCCTGTCATTGCTTGCCATCAATCTGGCTTTCGCGGCCAACGAAAGCGCGACGGCCAAAAAAAGCGTGACGGCGGCGGAAATAGAGCAACGCATGCAGTCTCTCAAGGACAAGCAAAACATCTCCGAGGAATTGCGCAATCGTATTCTCGCGGCTTATCAGGAAAGTCTGGACAATTTGCGAGAACTGGAAAATCAGCAGACTGAAGCCGCCGAGCTCAAGCGTACGTCCAGCAGTATACCGCTGGAAGCCAAACAGCTACAGGCGCAAATCGCCGATGCGGAAAATCAGTTGAAAAACCGCAGTCCGGAAAAACTGGCGATATTTCCCACCGATGAGATCGAGCAGCGTCAAGTCATTGAGAAAACGCGGCTCAGCGATTTGGATGCCGAAATTGCCCGGGTCGAAAACCTGGTCACTGAGCTGAGCAATAGCCCGCAAATGATCAGGGAGAAGATTTCGGAACTCAAGGCCAAGCAAGCATCGACGCAACAGGAACAGCAGGCGCTGACCGGCAAGACCATGGAAAATCTGCCGGAAAAGGAGGCCAGGCAAATTCAGCTGGATACGCGAATGCGCCTGCTGAACAGCACGCAAAAGACGCTGGAGCTCGAATACATCAGCAATCCGATGCTTCTGCAATTACAGAAAGACCACTTGCAATTATTGAACTTGCAACGGGAGCGCTTGAGCCTGGTCATTGCCGAATTGGAAAGCTACCTGCTGGAAAGGCGGCAACAGGAAATCGACAAAGAGCGGGCCGAATTGCTGCAGGCGGAAAAGGATGCCGAAGGCAAGCATCCTTTGATTCGTGCCGCGACCAAGGACAACATGCGTTACAACCGTAATTTGCGGGATGTGAACCAGCATATCGAGCAGTATTTGGCGCAAAAAAACGACATCGATGCACGCAACAAGCAACTGGAAAAAGATTTTCAGAGCGCCGAGCAAAAAATCAATCTGGCGGGCTTGAGTCCGGCACTGGGCAATTTACTGCGCGAACAGCGGCGGAATCTGCCGCAACGCAAGCAATACGGCAATTTCAACGACACGATTCAGCAGGAAATCGCCTCCACCAGCTTGGAGATGTTCAAGCTCGACGAGGTTAAAAAGGAACTGGCCGACGTAAACCAGACCCTGTTGATGCGATTGGAACAACAGCTGCCGGCGAACACCGAGCCCGCCGAAGCCTTGCGCATTCGTACCGAATTGCGCATGCTGCTGAACGATCAAAAAGACCTGGTCGGGCGCTTGTCGATCGCTTATGCGGAATACGCCAGGATATTGGGGGATGTCGATTTTACCCTGCAGCAAATGCTGAACAGCGCGGATAAATTCGGTGCCTATTTGGATCAGCGCCTGTTATGGGTGCCGAACGCGCCGGTGATTACCAAGGCTTATTTGCAAAATATCGTGCATTCGGTGACCTGGTTTTGCGCGCCCGCGAATTGGGCGCAGGTCATCGGCAATTTGAAGAAGGGTCTGGAATCCTACCCATTGATGTTGATGCTGGGTATTGCAATCGTTGTGCTACATCTAAAATTTAAAAATACCTTGCGAGTCAACCTGGCGGCTCTGTTGGCGAAAAGCCGCTCCAATCAATATGTCACCGGTTTCGGCCAAACCTTGAGCGGTTTGGGTTACATCCTGGCCATGTCCCTGCCTGTCCCGTTGTTGATGGGGTGGGCGGGCTGGATGCTGAGCCTGAATTACAACGGCGATGGCTTTAGTCGGGCTCTTGTCGGCGGTTTGCTATCGGCCGCCGTTTCCTTGGCATTGTTGCAGTTTTTTTATCGCATCTTCAGGCCCGACGGCGTGGCCGTGTCGTTGTTTTTCTGGCATCAGCGTACCGCACAGCTGTTGTACCAACAATTGAAATGGTCTCGCTTCGTCATCATTCCCTGCATTTTCATCGTCGGCATGACCAGCGCCAATTTGTTTTCCGAACACAATCAAACCCTGGGCAGAACCGCGCAAATCCTGATGATGCTGGTCGTGTCCTATGTGATGCATCGTTTGGCTCATCCAGGCATCGGTCTGGGTAAGACGTTTTATGTGTATTCGAGCAGTTGGATCAGCCGCTTGCGTTATGTTTGGTATGGCTTGGCCATTCTGGCGCCTTGGGTCGTGATTGGGTTTTCCGTGGCGGGTTATTATCAAAGCGCACTGGAATTGCAGGGCAAGTTGGTGGTTACGTTGCGGCTGATATTCATCACGGCCTTGTTCCATGCCTTGGCCTTGCGTTGGTTGACGGTCACCAAGCGCCAACTGGCGGTGCAAAATGCCCGCAAAAAACGCAAGCAAACGGTGGATCAGGTATCCGCCAGCCTCAGCACCGAAGGAGGGGGCTATGTATCGGATGAAGCCCTGGTGGATATTTCCACGATTAACCAGCAAAGCGACAAGCTGTTGATCACGGTGATCGCGGTGATCTTGTTGGCGGGTTTCTGGATGATCTGGAGCGATATTTTGCCGGCCTTCGCGGTGTTCGACCGCGTCGAGCTCTGGCAGCGCAGCGAGTTGCTGGACGGCAAGGAGGTCAGCATGCCGGTTACCCTGATCAACCTGTTCTTTGCGGTGTTTTATGCGGCGTTGACATTCGTATTCGTCAGCAACTTTCCGGCACTGGTCGATCTGCTGTCGGTAGGCAAGTTCGCGATGACCTCTGGCAGCCGTTATGCCTTGATTCAGTTGGCGCGCTATTTATTGATCACGATCGCGTTTTTGGCCGTTGCCAATGAATTGGGGGGGCGCTGGTCGCAAGTGCAGTGGCTGGTCGCCGCGCTTTCCGTGGGTTTGGGTTTCGGCTTGCAGGAAATATTCGCCAACATGGTTTCCGGCATCATCCTGTTGTTCGAGCGCCCGATTCGGGTCGGCGACACCGTGACTGTGGGGGATGTTACCGGGCGCGTGTGCCGGATTCAGATGCGCGCCACCCACATTCTGGACTGGGACAGCAAGGAACTGGTGGTGCCGAACAAATCCATCATCACCGATCGCCTGGTGAACTGGACCTTGACCGACACGGTCACGCGCGTGATTTTGATGATGAACGTCTCTTACGGCAGCGATATCGAATTGGTGGAAAAAATTCTGAAAGACACGGTGAGTACGGTCGATAAGATATTGCCGGATCCCGAGCCCATGGTGTCCTTCTTGAGTTTTGGAGAAAGCGCGATAAATTTCAGAATATCGGTATTTGTCAAAGAGTTGGGCGACAGAATGGCCGTCACCCATGAATTGCATAAAAAACTCTACGTCGCCCTGCAGCAAAACGGCATAGAAATACCGTTTCCGCAACGCGACATTCATATCCGTTCGGTTGCCGACGGGGTATTCACGAGCGGCGGAGCAAGTAGTCGATTTCAATAA
- a CDS encoding class II aldolase/adducin family protein, producing the protein MNEREGVIKYRLKHQADDAAITTDISQINAWRNVLFRLELIGQSPEKYHGLGYGNISQRLQQDRQAFLISGTQTGHLPLLTTRHFAIVEKALPKQNALFSRGPSRPSSEALTHASIYLHAPKAQAVIHVHCPQIWRQTQALQIPHTAADVPYGSLEMAEAVEELFASGKLASLPIFSMLGHEDGIVAFGDSLSTAALTLLTQFANALAIEQASQAG; encoded by the coding sequence ATGAATGAGCGGGAAGGTGTAATCAAATACCGGCTGAAACACCAGGCCGACGACGCTGCAATCACGACCGACATCAGTCAAATCAATGCCTGGCGCAATGTGCTGTTTAGATTGGAACTCATTGGACAATCACCGGAAAAATATCATGGCCTCGGCTACGGCAATATCAGTCAGCGCTTACAACAGGACCGACAGGCATTTTTGATTTCCGGCACCCAAACCGGCCATTTACCGCTATTGACCACGAGGCATTTTGCCATTGTCGAAAAGGCCTTGCCAAAACAGAATGCGCTGTTTTCGCGCGGACCTTCCCGGCCTTCTTCGGAAGCATTGACCCATGCCAGCATCTATCTGCATGCACCCAAGGCACAGGCCGTGATTCATGTGCATTGCCCCCAAATCTGGCGCCAGACCCAAGCGCTGCAAATACCTCATACCGCGGCGGACGTTCCTTATGGCAGCCTGGAAATGGCCGAGGCCGTCGAAGAACTTTTCGCCTCGGGCAAACTGGCTAGCTTGCCGATTTTCAGCATGCTGGGCCACGAAGACGGCATCGTCGCTTTCGGCGACTCGCTGTCGACCGCGGCACTGACCTTGTTGACGCAATTTGCCAATGCGCTGGCTATTGAGCAAGCCTCTCAGGCTGGTTAG
- the grxC gene encoding glutaredoxin 3, which yields MPEIVVYTGRLCPYCTMAKRLLERKGASYTEIDVDSRPGLRQELMEKTQRRTIPQIFIGERHIGGFDDLQALDMRNALDPLLREQP from the coding sequence ATGCCAGAAATCGTCGTTTACACCGGCCGCTTATGCCCTTACTGCACCATGGCCAAACGCTTGTTGGAGCGCAAGGGCGCAAGCTATACAGAAATCGATGTCGACTCCAGGCCCGGCCTGCGTCAAGAATTGATGGAAAAAACCCAGCGCCGCACCATTCCACAAATTTTCATCGGCGAGCGCCACATTGGCGGTTTTGACGATTTGCAAGCACTGGACATGAGGAACGCGCTCGATCCATTGCTCCGGGAGCAGCCGTAA
- a CDS encoding PilZ domain-containing protein, with product MFRERREYRKKFNAFGQLHIGGEVLQFNCYDVSVKGAMIEVSPGELLASVADFEAFLREDRRAEIFIGELMLAGEVRIVWVREERGRLYMGLEFETVVHNAEKLWIKRRGYRQTKPFTAELFIDNERLLVEGINRSNDGLCVQSNKPHRPIKTNTPVKLQIKEFGLAALGKVVWVGDEDDSTKLGLQIVSIL from the coding sequence ATGTTTCGAGAAAGAAGAGAGTACAGAAAAAAATTCAATGCCTTCGGACAATTGCACATCGGGGGGGAGGTGCTGCAATTCAATTGCTACGACGTTTCTGTAAAGGGAGCGATGATAGAAGTGTCGCCAGGCGAATTATTGGCGAGCGTGGCCGATTTCGAAGCGTTTTTGCGGGAAGACAGGCGCGCGGAAATTTTCATAGGCGAGTTGATGCTGGCCGGTGAAGTCAGAATCGTTTGGGTGCGCGAGGAACGTGGCCGTCTCTATATGGGGCTGGAATTCGAAACAGTGGTCCATAACGCGGAAAAACTCTGGATCAAGCGGCGAGGTTACCGCCAGACCAAGCCTTTTACCGCCGAACTCTTTATCGACAACGAGCGTTTGCTGGTGGAGGGTATCAACCGTTCCAACGATGGCTTATGCGTCCAATCAAACAAGCCGCATCGCCCAATCAAGACCAATACGCCGGTCAAACTACAAATCAAGGAATTTGGTTTGGCCGCGCTGGGCAAGGTGGTTTGGGTGGGCGATGAGGACGATTCGACCAAATTGGGATTGCAAATCGTCTCCATCCTGTAA